Proteins co-encoded in one Spirosoma endbachense genomic window:
- a CDS encoding RagB/SusD family nutrient uptake outer membrane protein → MKTYNFSKAIGRSGRYISLGLLLTVSACNETELLNPAPVTSISGANAFDTPDRILGLVNGIYKALKNANFYGGNYYTYQEARGEEFINRTSNTFTAYEAWNQTLNSGSNFVAGFWAAAYATINNANILIKGLTDNPNKVSATLTKQYIAEAKFTRALSYFSLVTLYARPFNENKGASPGLPLRLQAETTTANNDLKRSSVAEVYTQILKDLDEAEADLPLTYSTALLNTTRAHRNTAIALKTRVYLNSGNWAKVIEEAKKIVSVSAPYSAATGVNHKLQTITEIFTTNYTSTESILSVPMTELDNVTGQSSFPYVFNANSEYNLNPSGIWGDTEWKSTDARRTFARTASGVQFLTKYNKPSPFLDYLPIIRYSEVLLNYAEAAARTGDLTTATNLLKAVRNRSDASYTFPATVVGAQLSLIGTILKERRIELLGEGFRSNDLLRNLLPLPAKSSSSNSAPAVEPSQSNYAFPLPNTEITTNKLLLS, encoded by the coding sequence ATGAAAACATATAATTTCAGTAAAGCCATCGGTCGTTCAGGCCGGTACATCAGCCTTGGTCTGTTGCTAACCGTCTCGGCTTGTAATGAAACCGAGTTGTTGAATCCGGCACCCGTAACCTCAATCAGTGGAGCCAATGCGTTCGACACGCCCGACCGGATTCTGGGCCTGGTCAACGGTATTTACAAAGCGCTGAAAAACGCGAATTTTTATGGTGGCAATTATTATACCTATCAGGAAGCCCGCGGTGAGGAGTTCATCAACCGAACGAGCAATACGTTTACGGCTTATGAGGCATGGAATCAGACCCTGAATTCGGGCTCCAACTTCGTGGCGGGTTTCTGGGCGGCAGCTTATGCGACCATTAACAACGCCAACATTCTGATTAAAGGGCTGACTGACAATCCGAACAAAGTAAGTGCGACCCTCACGAAGCAATACATTGCTGAGGCTAAATTTACGCGGGCGCTTAGCTATTTCAGCCTCGTTACGCTTTATGCACGTCCGTTCAACGAAAACAAAGGGGCATCGCCCGGTTTGCCACTGCGTTTGCAGGCCGAAACAACCACGGCCAACAACGACCTGAAACGTAGTTCGGTCGCTGAGGTATACACCCAGATTCTGAAAGATCTGGATGAAGCCGAAGCCGACCTTCCGCTCACGTATTCGACAGCGTTGCTCAATACAACCAGAGCACACCGCAACACGGCCATTGCGCTAAAAACGCGCGTATACCTGAACAGCGGTAACTGGGCAAAAGTGATTGAGGAAGCGAAGAAGATTGTGTCGGTTAGTGCACCCTATTCGGCGGCTACGGGCGTGAATCACAAGCTGCAAACGATCACCGAAATTTTTACGACCAATTACACCAGTACCGAGTCGATTCTGTCGGTTCCGATGACCGAACTTGACAATGTGACGGGTCAGTCGTCGTTTCCGTATGTCTTTAATGCCAATTCGGAGTATAACCTGAATCCGAGCGGCATTTGGGGCGACACCGAATGGAAATCGACGGACGCGAGACGGACGTTTGCGCGCACTGCTTCCGGCGTTCAGTTTCTGACAAAATACAACAAACCATCGCCGTTTCTGGATTATCTGCCCATTATCCGGTACTCGGAAGTGCTTCTGAATTACGCCGAAGCGGCTGCCCGCACGGGCGATCTCACAACGGCTACCAATCTGCTTAAAGCTGTTCGAAACCGTTCGGATGCCAGCTACACGTTCCCGGCGACTGTCGTAGGAGCCCAGTTGTCGCTGATTGGTACGATTCTGAAAGAACGACGCATCGAGTTGCTGGGCGAAGGCTTTCGGTCAAATGATTTGCTCAGAAACCTGTTGCCATTACCGGCCAAGTCGAGTAGTTCGAACAGTGCTCCGGCGGTCGAGCCTTCACAAAGCAATTACGCCTTTCCGCTTCCCAACACCGAGATCACGACCAATAAGTTGCTGTTGAGCTAA
- a CDS encoding tetratricopeptide repeat protein, whose amino-acid sequence MILRILAGCLIVFSAMGQRARQPEHQHDVHDGDSHDLGHSHLAHIQDYRKETVYVHNLPAPELISGIGAVEFRITTSSKQAQTFFNQGVALLHCFWDFEAYRAFKEAIRSDSTAIMPYWGLYSAIGAIEGNDFNADKKLAIRKLKALKVSASEHEKLYAEGILLRDADSENGKQGYQKKLEVIVHKYPADVDAKLFLALSKMGGYDTEMNPREGQMYAEYLLRDLLKTYPNNAAVHHYWIHLMENCCPEQAVQSAELLPKLAPASGHMVHMPGHIYYKIGDYKKAYDAFKASLAVDSAYMKKQHIPEVDAWNYIHNINYLLSNCAEDGRYATALQYAEKLQNMPATKERKRKYEGRFFYQGVIAPAKMELCFGFYKKAADRLAAIKLDKDSLYTTKAIAYKDGLYYFASGMDAVKNNRIEDAKRFADALDGSLWRNANQQTPDDVITIRRLNDLNVASLELQGVIKSAENKYSDAIALLEKAKKKEDDLGYSEPPSYARPVLISLAETHLKANQYDKAIAAYTQLLERHPNSANAYWGLYKVYKQKGDVAKTKEYANHLHATAQFGDKALFPL is encoded by the coding sequence ATGATACTACGCATTTTAGCCGGTTGCCTGATTGTATTTAGCGCGATGGGACAGCGGGCCCGCCAGCCCGAGCATCAGCACGATGTGCATGATGGCGATAGCCACGATCTCGGCCATAGCCATCTGGCTCACATTCAGGATTACCGCAAGGAAACGGTTTATGTACACAATCTGCCCGCCCCTGAACTGATCAGCGGCATTGGGGCTGTTGAGTTCAGGATCACAACGTCGTCGAAACAGGCCCAGACCTTTTTTAATCAGGGTGTGGCCTTGCTGCATTGCTTCTGGGATTTCGAGGCCTATCGTGCTTTTAAAGAAGCCATTCGATCCGATTCAACGGCTATTATGCCCTACTGGGGCTTATACAGTGCGATCGGAGCCATTGAAGGAAATGATTTCAATGCGGATAAAAAGCTGGCGATCCGGAAACTGAAAGCACTGAAAGTGTCGGCTTCGGAGCACGAGAAACTCTATGCCGAAGGGATTCTGTTACGCGATGCCGATAGTGAGAACGGCAAGCAGGGATACCAGAAAAAACTGGAGGTAATTGTGCATAAATACCCCGCCGATGTGGATGCCAAGTTGTTTCTGGCCCTGAGTAAAATGGGTGGCTATGATACCGAGATGAATCCGCGCGAAGGCCAGATGTATGCGGAATATTTGCTGCGCGATCTGCTCAAAACCTATCCGAACAATGCTGCCGTGCACCATTACTGGATTCACCTGATGGAAAATTGCTGCCCCGAACAAGCGGTCCAAAGTGCTGAATTGCTGCCCAAACTGGCTCCCGCTTCGGGACATATGGTGCACATGCCCGGTCATATCTACTACAAAATCGGCGATTATAAAAAGGCGTATGATGCCTTCAAGGCTTCGCTGGCGGTTGATTCGGCCTACATGAAAAAGCAGCATATACCGGAGGTTGATGCCTGGAATTATATCCACAACATCAACTACCTGCTCTCGAATTGTGCTGAAGACGGGCGCTATGCAACGGCCTTGCAGTATGCCGAGAAACTGCAAAATATGCCCGCAACCAAAGAGCGGAAACGGAAATATGAAGGCCGTTTTTTCTATCAGGGCGTGATTGCTCCGGCAAAAATGGAATTATGTTTTGGTTTTTATAAGAAGGCCGCTGACCGACTGGCAGCCATAAAACTCGATAAAGATAGCCTGTATACGACCAAAGCGATCGCCTACAAAGATGGGCTTTACTACTTCGCTTCGGGGATGGACGCCGTTAAAAACAATCGGATTGAGGACGCCAAACGATTTGCTGATGCACTGGATGGGTCGCTCTGGCGAAATGCCAATCAGCAAACACCCGACGATGTGATCACGATCCGTCGACTGAACGATCTAAACGTGGCTTCGCTGGAGTTGCAGGGCGTCATTAAAAGTGCCGAAAATAAGTACAGCGACGCTATTGCACTGCTGGAAAAAGCCAAGAAAAAAGAAGACGATCTGGGCTATAGCGAACCACCTTCCTACGCGCGCCCGGTGCTGATCAGTCTGGCCGAGACACATCTGAAGGCCAATCAATACGATAAAGCGATCGCGGCCTATACCCAATTACTGGAACGACATCCGAATTCGGCGAATGCGTATTGGGGACTTTATAAGGTCTACAAGCAGAAAGGGGATGTGGCAAAAACAAAGGAGTACGCTAACCACCTGCACGCTACGGCCCAGTTTGGCGACAAAGCCTTGTTCCCTTTATGA
- a CDS encoding DUF1684 domain-containing protein: MKKQMNWLLLLPLLLLAFTIDSSYEEEIKLWHAKRVEDLKKEEGWLNLAGLFWLNEGDNTFGGSDKNIIVFPADHSNAQLGKIILKKGKVTVEATPGSQIFEGDKPVTSLDIFPYTGKPIVLKHQSLRWFVIQRGDKYAIRLRDLESPYLKEFKGIDTYPISTDWRVKAKFVPTPGKKIAITDITGRVSDQVSPGRLLFTVNGKEYSLDATGTTSRLHFVFADQTNKHDTYGGGRFLDAPGPDADGYTYLDFNKATNPPCAFTPYATCPTPPKENKLAVAIAAGEKRYGDH; this comes from the coding sequence ATGAAAAAACAAATGAACTGGCTGTTGCTGTTACCGCTGTTATTACTGGCGTTCACTATCGACTCATCGTATGAAGAAGAAATAAAACTGTGGCACGCAAAACGGGTAGAAGACCTCAAAAAAGAAGAAGGGTGGCTTAATCTGGCGGGGTTATTCTGGCTCAACGAAGGCGACAATACCTTTGGGGGTAGTGATAAAAATATCATCGTGTTTCCGGCCGATCACAGCAATGCACAACTAGGCAAAATCATCCTGAAAAAAGGGAAAGTCACCGTAGAAGCGACACCCGGCTCTCAGATTTTTGAGGGGGATAAGCCCGTCACCAGCCTCGATATTTTCCCCTATACGGGCAAGCCTATTGTGCTGAAACACCAGTCGCTACGGTGGTTCGTGATTCAGCGGGGCGACAAATACGCCATTCGTTTGCGCGATCTGGAAAGCCCGTATTTGAAAGAGTTCAAGGGAATCGACACCTATCCAATCAGTACAGACTGGCGGGTAAAAGCGAAGTTCGTGCCTACGCCTGGGAAGAAAATAGCCATTACTGACATTACGGGCCGGGTAAGTGATCAGGTGTCGCCGGGGAGATTACTGTTTACGGTGAACGGCAAAGAATATAGTCTGGATGCTACCGGGACAACCAGTCGATTGCATTTCGTTTTCGCCGATCAGACCAATAAACATGACACCTATGGCGGTGGTCGATTCCTGGATGCGCCTGGCCCGGACGCTGATGGCTACACGTATCTGGATTTTAACAAAGCCACCAATCCGCCCTGCGCCTTCACGCCCTATGCAACCTGCCCAACACCGCCCAAGGAAAACAAACTGGCCGTAGCGATTGCCGCCGGTGAAAAACGCTACGGTGACCATTGA
- a CDS encoding glycerate kinase, which produces MKNTRVLIAPNAFKHSLNAMDVALAIQEGLQKSRLDCVCECFPVGDGGDGTGDLMIKKHNGSIVSAEVNDPFNRKIISSFGLVNDGETAIIEMANASGLHLVKPEELDPLRATSFGTGELVKLALDKGVRKIVLAIGGSATVDGGTGILRALGIRFLDAAGQELTAPESLTELASIDVSGLDQRILACEVSILCDVDNTLVGDHGSAAVFGPQKGATPDGVKKLDTSLRKFADVALAQTGIDMTLIKHGGAAGGVSAGLYTFFNANLVNGIDFFLDFTGFTEAVAKADVVITGEGSIDEQTLHGKGPFGVAFQAKRKNLPVIGLAGKIPLEQNEKLNQYFDVLLAIGNGPTDITTALKYTEENLIRTAWQVGNLLAN; this is translated from the coding sequence ATGAAAAATACGCGTGTCCTCATTGCCCCTAATGCGTTTAAACACAGCCTCAATGCTATGGATGTAGCCCTGGCCATTCAGGAAGGTTTACAGAAAAGCCGTCTCGACTGTGTATGCGAGTGTTTTCCGGTGGGCGACGGCGGTGATGGAACGGGCGACTTAATGATAAAAAAACACAACGGTTCGATTGTTTCGGCAGAAGTCAATGATCCGTTTAACCGAAAAATCATCTCGTCATTCGGCCTGGTCAATGATGGCGAGACGGCTATTATTGAAATGGCCAATGCGTCAGGGCTTCACCTGGTCAAGCCCGAAGAATTAGATCCACTACGGGCAACGTCGTTCGGAACGGGCGAACTGGTCAAACTGGCGCTCGACAAAGGCGTCAGGAAAATTGTACTGGCTATTGGTGGTTCGGCTACGGTTGATGGTGGTACTGGCATTTTACGAGCGCTTGGCATCCGTTTTCTGGATGCAGCCGGGCAGGAACTGACAGCACCCGAAAGCCTGACCGAACTGGCCAGCATCGATGTTTCCGGGCTCGATCAGCGGATTTTAGCCTGTGAGGTCAGTATTCTTTGCGATGTCGATAATACGTTAGTGGGCGATCACGGCTCTGCTGCCGTTTTCGGCCCGCAAAAAGGAGCTACCCCCGACGGCGTAAAAAAACTGGATACCAGTCTGCGGAAGTTTGCCGATGTGGCCCTGGCTCAGACCGGAATTGATATGACGCTCATCAAACACGGCGGAGCAGCCGGGGGTGTGTCGGCGGGGCTTTATACGTTTTTCAATGCCAACCTTGTCAATGGCATCGATTTCTTCCTCGACTTTACTGGCTTCACCGAAGCCGTGGCTAAAGCCGACGTTGTCATTACCGGCGAAGGCAGCATCGATGAACAGACCTTGCATGGTAAAGGGCCTTTTGGTGTTGCTTTCCAGGCAAAACGTAAAAATTTACCCGTAATTGGCCTTGCCGGAAAAATTCCGCTTGAACAAAACGAGAAGCTGAATCAGTATTTCGATGTATTACTGGCCATTGGAAACGGGCCTACAGACATTACGACGGCCCTTAAATACACGGAAGAGAACCTGATCCGTACGGCCTGGCAGGTTGGCAATCTCCTTGCTAACTAG
- a CDS encoding NAD(P)-dependent oxidoreductase: MNDKTIGVIGTGLMGNPIAKHLLNAGYTVHVHNRTKSKADSLIEMGATWFDTPAALAEQSDVVITMVGYPKDVEACYFGADGVFRGIKSGAVTIDMTTTKPSLAVRIAQHAATLGVDSIDAPVSGGEVGAINGTLSIMVGGEKNAVDRVMPVFEAFGKNIIHQGPAGAGQHTKMCNQITIAGTLIGVCEGLIYGRKAGLDLTTMLQSISKGAAGCWSLDVLAPKIVKGDYSPGGTIDNFVKDMGIALEEAETMQLSLPGLALVKQLSLSIQAMGKGSLGNQALYLALEKLSNMDSNAVS, translated from the coding sequence ATGAACGATAAAACGATTGGCGTAATTGGCACCGGCCTGATGGGGAATCCAATTGCAAAACACCTGCTGAATGCCGGGTACACCGTACATGTCCATAACCGAACCAAAAGCAAAGCCGATTCGCTCATTGAAATGGGTGCGACCTGGTTCGACACTCCGGCTGCCCTTGCCGAACAGTCGGATGTGGTGATCACCATGGTTGGTTACCCGAAAGACGTAGAAGCCTGCTATTTCGGGGCCGACGGTGTGTTTCGGGGCATCAAGTCGGGGGCTGTTACCATTGATATGACAACGACCAAACCCAGCCTGGCCGTCCGGATTGCACAACATGCCGCTACGCTTGGTGTTGATTCCATTGACGCGCCCGTATCGGGTGGTGAGGTGGGTGCGATCAACGGTACACTGTCAATTATGGTTGGGGGCGAGAAAAACGCCGTCGATCGGGTAATGCCGGTTTTTGAGGCATTTGGCAAAAATATAATCCATCAGGGCCCGGCCGGAGCGGGGCAGCACACGAAAATGTGCAACCAGATCACGATTGCCGGAACGCTGATCGGCGTATGCGAAGGGCTGATCTACGGCCGTAAAGCGGGGCTTGACTTAACGACCATGCTCCAATCGATCAGCAAAGGAGCAGCGGGTTGCTGGAGCCTGGATGTGCTGGCTCCTAAAATCGTTAAAGGCGATTATTCGCCGGGCGGCACGATCGATAATTTTGTCAAGGATATGGGCATTGCCCTCGAAGAAGCCGAAACCATGCAGTTGTCTCTACCGGGACTTGCGTTAGTCAAACAACTGTCATTATCCATCCAGGCAATGGGCAAGGGCTCGTTGGGAAATCAGGCACTGTATCTTGCCCTTGAAAAACTGTCTAATATGGATTCCAATGCCGTTTCATGA
- a CDS encoding D-2-hydroxyacid dehydrogenase: MKIVVLDGYTLNPGDLSWDGLEKLGELTVYDRTPADQVVERAKDAEIIFTNKTPLGEDILNNLPNLKFIGVLATGYNVINTDIAKKNGVIVSNVPGYGTASVVQLTFALLLELTQHVQRHSDSVMEGKWAKSIDWCFWDYPLVELSGKTIGIIGFGSIGEKVGDIATAFGMNIIGSKRNRTDQSHRKNFRWAEIPELLEQSDVVSIHTPLVPETKGLINKDNLARMKPSAFLLNTSRGPIVVDQDLADALNNDVIAGAGIDVLSAEPPSADNPLFSAKNCLITPHIAWATKEARARLMDITVNNLTAFINDNPVNVVN; encoded by the coding sequence ATGAAGATTGTCGTATTAGACGGTTATACGCTGAATCCGGGCGATTTATCCTGGGATGGTTTAGAAAAACTGGGTGAGTTAACGGTGTATGACCGAACTCCCGCCGATCAGGTAGTCGAGCGGGCAAAGGATGCGGAAATCATCTTTACCAACAAAACACCGCTGGGCGAAGACATTTTAAACAATCTGCCTAATTTGAAATTTATCGGCGTATTGGCCACTGGTTATAACGTCATCAATACAGACATTGCCAAAAAGAACGGAGTTATTGTCAGTAATGTACCCGGCTACGGTACGGCGTCGGTCGTTCAGCTAACCTTCGCGCTACTCCTCGAACTGACCCAGCATGTTCAACGGCACAGCGATTCGGTTATGGAAGGCAAATGGGCTAAATCGATTGACTGGTGCTTTTGGGATTATCCGCTAGTGGAGTTGTCGGGCAAAACCATCGGCATCATCGGTTTCGGCAGTATCGGCGAAAAAGTCGGTGACATTGCCACCGCATTTGGCATGAATATCATCGGCTCGAAACGGAATCGTACGGATCAGTCGCACCGAAAAAACTTCCGCTGGGCCGAGATTCCCGAACTGCTGGAGCAATCGGATGTTGTCAGCATCCATACACCTTTAGTGCCCGAAACGAAAGGGCTGATCAACAAGGACAATTTAGCCCGTATGAAGCCTTCAGCCTTTCTGCTCAATACGTCAAGAGGGCCAATCGTCGTTGATCAGGATCTAGCGGACGCACTCAATAACGATGTCATTGCCGGAGCCGGTATCGACGTTTTATCAGCAGAGCCCCCTTCTGCCGATAACCCATTGTTCAGCGCAAAAAATTGCCTGATTACGCCACACATAGCCTGGGCAACCAAAGAAGCCAGAGCCCGGCTTATGGATATTACAGTCAATAACCTCACAGCCTTTATCAACGATAATCCTGTCAATGTAGTCAATTAA
- a CDS encoding sugar phosphate isomerase/epimerase family protein yields MNAPLCNYMKVGLVHFMAFPETMKGEGPVLETIKKVVLDEYFTAIEITTVKDTDVRKKVKSLLDSSHMTVAYAAQPRLLTTGLNLNDTNEEGRQRALANVKEGIDEAYEIGATGFSFLSGKYEEARKEEAFELLVKSTNEICAYTKSKGDMKVSLEVFDYDVDKKSLIGPADLALRYVQEVRKEHDHFGLMVDLSHIPLIHETIEESLLPVKDYITHAHIGNCVVKSPDMPAYGDVHPRFGFPNGENDVPEVVHYLKVLLDIGYLNTENPPIVSFEVKPFGDEDPDVVIANAKRTLNEAWARV; encoded by the coding sequence ATGAATGCTCCGCTTTGCAACTACATGAAAGTTGGCCTTGTCCATTTCATGGCATTTCCCGAAACCATGAAAGGCGAAGGGCCGGTGTTGGAAACCATAAAAAAAGTCGTGTTAGACGAGTATTTCACGGCCATAGAAATCACAACGGTTAAGGATACCGACGTTCGGAAGAAGGTAAAAAGTCTTCTGGACTCATCACACATGACCGTGGCCTACGCAGCACAACCCCGTCTGTTAACCACGGGCCTTAACCTCAACGATACCAACGAAGAAGGTAGACAACGGGCGCTCGCCAACGTAAAAGAAGGCATTGATGAAGCCTATGAAATTGGCGCCACTGGCTTTTCGTTTCTGAGCGGGAAATACGAAGAAGCCCGGAAAGAAGAAGCGTTCGAGTTACTGGTAAAATCGACCAACGAAATCTGCGCCTACACGAAAAGCAAAGGCGATATGAAAGTTTCACTGGAAGTGTTCGATTACGACGTCGATAAAAAATCGCTGATTGGCCCGGCCGATCTGGCCTTACGCTACGTGCAGGAAGTTCGGAAAGAGCACGATCATTTCGGATTAATGGTCGATCTGAGCCATATTCCCCTGATTCACGAAACGATTGAAGAGTCGCTATTGCCGGTAAAAGATTACATCACACACGCACACATCGGAAACTGCGTGGTCAAAAGCCCGGATATGCCTGCCTATGGCGATGTACACCCCCGCTTCGGTTTTCCGAACGGCGAAAATGACGTTCCGGAGGTAGTTCATTACCTGAAAGTATTGCTGGACATTGGTTATCTTAATACAGAAAATCCGCCCATCGTTAGTTTTGAAGTGAAACCGTTTGGCGATGAAGATCCGGATGTGGTTATTGCCAATGCCAAACGTACGTTAAACGAAGCCTGGGCACGGGTGTAG
- a CDS encoding L-lactate permease, which produces MIWKQVIDPFNNIALSVLVAAVPILFIFWALIIRKMKGYQASLIATGLAMIIAILVYGMPVKLALLSAAHGAVYGLFPICWLVVMAVFLFNVTVKSGQFEIIKHFMASITSDRRLQALLIAFSFGSFLEGTAGFGAPVAITAAMLVGLGFNPLYASGICLIANTAPVAFGSIGIPITVASQVSGIPELPISQMVGRTLPILSIMLPFYLVSIIAGFRKAKEIWPAVLISGISFAFLQYFSSNFLGPALPDVIAGLGSIVCLMAFLRFWKPKTIWRFANEPAATINTDISYTNGQLIRAWSPFIVLTIMVIAWGIQPIKDALNSAGMVQFEFPGLHNAIQGEDGNLLPKLFKFNYLSAAGTAILIAALTAIPLVGLTYREGANVFGATLNQLKFPILTIAAVLGFAYILNDSGITLTLADVLANTGFMFPFFAPVLGWLGVFITGSDTSANALFSKLQYATATSIGVDPVVTVAANISGGVVGKMISPQSIAVAAAAGNLVGKESELFRFTVKHSFYMLLFICLIVLAQAYAFKWLIPVYEMLGTKKATALPDVSKGFTYLIVLGVLLIGIATAILMTARKKEQTPDLVN; this is translated from the coding sequence ATGATCTGGAAACAAGTTATTGATCCGTTCAACAATATCGCTTTATCCGTCCTGGTTGCGGCAGTGCCTATTCTGTTTATATTCTGGGCGCTGATTATCAGGAAAATGAAAGGTTATCAGGCCAGTTTGATCGCTACGGGTCTGGCCATGATCATTGCCATTCTTGTCTATGGCATGCCCGTAAAACTGGCGCTGTTATCGGCCGCACACGGCGCCGTATACGGTTTGTTCCCAATCTGCTGGCTTGTGGTGATGGCCGTATTTCTGTTCAACGTCACGGTGAAGAGCGGCCAGTTTGAGATCATCAAACATTTTATGGCCTCGATCACCTCCGACCGGCGGCTACAGGCGTTATTGATCGCGTTTTCATTCGGCTCATTTCTGGAAGGAACGGCCGGATTTGGTGCACCCGTTGCCATTACGGCAGCCATGCTCGTAGGACTGGGCTTCAATCCACTCTATGCGTCAGGAATTTGCCTCATTGCCAATACCGCCCCCGTTGCGTTTGGCTCCATCGGCATTCCCATTACGGTGGCCTCGCAGGTGTCGGGTATCCCCGAATTACCCATTTCGCAGATGGTCGGCCGGACGCTGCCGATTTTATCGATTATGCTGCCTTTTTATCTGGTTAGCATCATTGCCGGTTTTAGAAAAGCAAAGGAAATATGGCCTGCCGTATTAATATCGGGCATTTCGTTTGCCTTCCTGCAATATTTCTCCTCCAACTTTTTAGGACCCGCCCTGCCCGATGTCATTGCTGGTCTTGGTTCTATTGTGTGCCTGATGGCTTTCCTGCGCTTCTGGAAACCAAAAACCATCTGGCGCTTTGCGAACGAACCAGCGGCTACCATCAATACCGATATCAGCTACACGAACGGCCAGCTCATCAGAGCCTGGTCGCCTTTTATTGTGTTGACCATCATGGTAATTGCCTGGGGCATTCAACCGATTAAAGATGCACTTAATTCGGCCGGAATGGTACAATTTGAGTTTCCGGGCCTTCATAATGCCATCCAGGGCGAAGATGGGAATTTATTACCTAAGCTATTCAAATTCAACTATTTATCGGCAGCCGGAACAGCCATTCTGATTGCGGCCCTGACCGCTATTCCGCTGGTAGGTCTAACGTATCGAGAGGGAGCAAACGTATTTGGTGCCACGTTAAACCAACTGAAATTCCCAATTCTTACGATTGCGGCTGTGTTAGGATTCGCCTATATCCTGAACGATTCCGGCATTACACTCACCCTGGCCGACGTACTGGCCAATACAGGCTTCATGTTCCCATTTTTCGCTCCCGTACTGGGTTGGCTGGGGGTTTTCATCACGGGTTCCGATACGTCGGCGAATGCCCTGTTCAGTAAACTCCAGTATGCCACGGCAACCTCGATTGGTGTAGATCCGGTGGTAACTGTAGCGGCTAATATATCGGGCGGTGTTGTCGGCAAAATGATTTCTCCGCAATCCATTGCCGTTGCCGCAGCAGCGGGTAATCTGGTGGGTAAAGAGTCGGAACTATTCCGCTTCACGGTAAAGCATAGTTTCTACATGCTGCTCTTTATCTGCCTCATTGTACTCGCTCAGGCCTACGCCTTTAAATGGCTTATTCCAGTCTATGAAATGCTTGGCACCAAAAAAGCCACAGCCTTGCCCGACGTGTCGAAAGGGTTTACGTACCTTATTGTACTGGGCGTCTTACTAATCGGTATCGCAACTGCCATTCTGATGACCGCCAGAAAGAAAGAACAAACCCCAGATTTAGTTAATTAA